A single genomic interval of Bacillus sp. es.036 harbors:
- the hprK gene encoding HPr(Ser) kinase/phosphatase, whose protein sequence is MVKVRMKDVIEKFNLELVSGEEGIHRPITTSDISRPGLEMAGFFTYYPAERLQLLGKTEMSFFHGLTEEQKMERMQKLCTDETPGIVLSRDMDVPKELIQASKEKDVPIIRSTMTTTRLSSRLTNYLESQLAPNTAIHGVLVDIYGVGVLISGSSGVGKSETALELVKRGHRLVADDSVEIRQEAENTLVGSAPELIQHLLEIRGLGIINVMTLFGAGAIRNYKKISLVMNLELWDSKKVYDRLGLEEEYMKIIDTNVPRLVVPVRPGRNLAIIIEVAAMNFRLKNMGMNAAKQFSERLTREIEDGDEHDSI, encoded by the coding sequence ATGGTTAAAGTTCGTATGAAAGATGTGATTGAAAAGTTCAATTTAGAGTTAGTGAGTGGTGAAGAAGGGATCCATCGACCGATCACGACGAGTGATATCTCACGCCCGGGACTTGAAATGGCAGGTTTTTTCACTTATTATCCAGCGGAGCGTTTGCAGCTACTTGGAAAAACGGAGATGTCCTTCTTTCATGGTCTCACTGAGGAACAGAAGATGGAACGAATGCAGAAGCTTTGTACAGACGAGACACCAGGTATTGTACTTTCGAGAGATATGGACGTTCCTAAAGAACTGATTCAGGCATCGAAAGAAAAGGATGTTCCGATTATACGATCAACGATGACGACGACTCGTTTGAGCAGTCGTTTAACAAACTATCTTGAAAGTCAGCTTGCGCCGAACACGGCTATTCACGGCGTGCTTGTTGATATTTATGGTGTCGGAGTTTTAATTTCGGGTTCAAGTGGTGTCGGAAAAAGTGAGACGGCTCTTGAACTTGTAAAACGTGGCCATCGGCTCGTAGCTGATGATTCTGTTGAAATCCGCCAAGAAGCAGAAAATACGCTTGTTGGAAGTGCTCCTGAATTAATTCAGCACCTTCTTGAAATTCGAGGCCTTGGAATCATTAACGTTATGACGTTATTTGGTGCAGGTGCGATCCGAAACTACAAGAAGATTTCTCTAGTTATGAATCTTGAACTTTGGGATTCTAAAAAAGTGTATGATCGCCTTGGGCTTGAAGAAGAGTACATGAAAATCATTGATACAAATGTACCCAGACTTGTCGTACCTGTTCGACCTGGACGAAACCTTGCCATTATTATTGAAGTAGCTGCGATGAACTTCCGTTTGAAAAATATGGGGATGAATGCGGCGAAACAATTTTCAGAACGATTGACGCGAGAAATTGAAGATGGTGACGAACACGATAGCATCTAA
- a CDS encoding glycerol-3-phosphate dehydrogenase/oxidase has translation MVKPFSGLQRSVVLDQIVSEELDVLVVGGGITGAGILLDSASRGMNAAVIEMQDFAAGTSSRSTKLVHGGLRYLKNFEVGLVAEVGKERAIVYENAPHVTTPEWMLLPIIKGGTFGKFSTGAGLALYDRLAGVKRKERRSMLSKKETLDKEPLLRKSDIKGGGYYVEYRTDDARLTLEIMKEAVHRGGKAVNYVKAEQLLYEDGKVVGVRAKDVVTGETREIRAKKVVNAAGPWVDEIRELDQSKKGKHMFLTKGVHLVFDQSKFPLQQAVYFDTPFDDGRMMFAIPRAGKTYIGTTDTQYTKNPVHPQMTVEDRDYIVDAANFMFPGINVTKEDVESSWSGVRPLIHEEGKDPSEISRKDEIFLSDSGLITIAGGKLTGYRKMAEKVVNLITDQFKEEKYKKFPASTTKNMVLSGGYVGGSKGFKEYATEQVRRGTTLGLSVKEAETLVQRYGSNIERIYQIIETVGTEASFHHLSLEVFSTLIYGIEEEMVATPLDYFNRRTSALYFDIDWVRRWKEPVIEYMAKRLNWSNEMKQAHIQELEKQMHDAVVPLKVK, from the coding sequence TTGGTTAAACCATTTTCAGGATTGCAAAGAAGCGTAGTACTTGATCAAATCGTCTCAGAGGAGCTAGATGTCCTCGTTGTAGGTGGAGGAATTACCGGTGCAGGAATTTTACTTGACTCAGCTTCGAGAGGAATGAACGCAGCCGTTATCGAAATGCAGGATTTCGCTGCTGGTACGTCAAGTCGTTCAACGAAGCTCGTACACGGTGGTCTTCGTTACCTTAAAAATTTCGAAGTAGGGCTAGTTGCCGAAGTGGGGAAAGAGCGAGCGATTGTGTATGAAAACGCACCGCACGTAACAACGCCAGAGTGGATGCTACTACCAATTATTAAAGGCGGTACGTTTGGGAAGTTCTCTACTGGAGCAGGTTTGGCTCTTTATGACAGATTAGCTGGTGTGAAACGAAAAGAAAGAAGAAGCATGCTGTCAAAGAAAGAGACATTAGATAAAGAACCGCTTCTTCGTAAAAGTGATATAAAAGGTGGCGGATATTACGTAGAATACCGCACGGACGATGCCCGTCTAACGCTAGAAATTATGAAGGAAGCTGTTCATCGCGGTGGAAAAGCGGTTAACTATGTGAAAGCGGAACAGCTTTTATATGAAGATGGGAAAGTAGTTGGCGTTCGCGCGAAAGACGTTGTAACGGGTGAAACGCGTGAAATCCGCGCGAAAAAAGTCGTAAACGCAGCGGGACCATGGGTAGATGAAATTCGTGAGCTCGATCAATCTAAAAAAGGAAAGCACATGTTCCTAACGAAAGGTGTTCACCTTGTTTTTGATCAGTCTAAATTCCCGCTCCAGCAAGCCGTGTATTTCGATACACCGTTTGATGATGGTCGGATGATGTTTGCGATCCCACGTGCTGGTAAGACGTACATCGGTACAACGGATACACAATATACTAAAAACCCTGTACATCCACAGATGACGGTCGAAGATAGAGATTATATTGTTGATGCAGCGAACTTCATGTTCCCTGGGATTAATGTAACGAAAGAAGATGTGGAATCAAGCTGGTCTGGTGTTCGTCCATTGATTCACGAAGAAGGAAAAGATCCTTCTGAAATTTCTCGTAAAGATGAAATCTTCCTTTCTGACTCTGGCTTAATTACAATTGCCGGTGGTAAACTCACGGGCTACCGTAAAATGGCTGAGAAAGTGGTCAATCTGATTACAGATCAATTTAAAGAAGAAAAATATAAAAAGTTCCCAGCTTCGACAACGAAAAACATGGTGCTATCAGGCGGTTACGTTGGCGGAAGCAAAGGTTTTAAAGAATATGCAACGGAACAAGTACGACGTGGAACTACGCTTGGTTTAAGCGTGAAAGAAGCAGAAACGCTCGTACAGCGTTACGGTTCTAATATTGAACGAATCTATCAAATCATTGAAACGGTCGGAACAGAGGCAAGTTTCCATCACTTAAGTCTTGAAGTGTTCTCAACCCTTATTTATGGGATCGAAGAAGAGATGGTGGCAACGCCGCTTGATTACTTCAACCGTAGAACAAGTGCACTTTACTTTGATATTGATTGGGTCCGTCGCTGGAAAGAGCCAGTCATTGAGTACATGGCGAAGCGACTTAACTGGTCAAACGAAATGAAGCAAGCACACATTCAGGAACTCGAGAAGCAAATGCATGATGCGGTTGTACCGTTGAAAGTAAAATAA
- the glpK gene encoding glycerol kinase GlpK yields MSKKYILSLDQGTTSSRAILFNKKGEIVNVAQKEFKQHFPKSGWVEHDAQEIWSSILSVMAQVLSSASDLSAKDIEAIGITNQRETTVVWDKNTGKPIYNAIVWQSRQTAGIVKELKDQGHEDMVRNKTGLLIDAYFSGTKVKWILDNVDGAREKAENGDLLFGTIDSWLIWKLSGGEAHVTDYTNASRTMMYNIYDLKWDEELLEMLNVPKSMLPEVRPSSEVYAKTVDYHFFGQNVPIAGVAGDQQAALFGQACYDKGMAKNTYGTGCFMLMNTGEKAVKSENGLLTTIAWGVDGKVEYALEGSIFVAGSAIQWLRDGLRMFNEAPESERYAERVESTDGVYMVPAFVGLGTPYWDSDVKGSVFGLTRGTSKEHFVRATLESLAYQTRDVLDAMTADSGIDLKTLRVDGGVVNNNFLMQFQSDIIGVPVERPTVSETTALGAAYLAGLATGYWKDKEEIKKQWMIDKTFDPKMKEEEREELYGGWKKAVNATMAFK; encoded by the coding sequence ATGTCAAAAAAGTACATTTTATCATTGGATCAAGGAACGACAAGCTCACGTGCGATTCTTTTTAATAAGAAGGGTGAAATTGTAAACGTTGCTCAAAAAGAATTCAAGCAGCATTTTCCTAAATCTGGTTGGGTTGAACACGATGCTCAAGAAATCTGGAGCTCGATTCTTTCCGTAATGGCACAGGTTCTCTCTTCTGCTTCTGATCTATCTGCCAAAGATATTGAAGCGATCGGAATTACGAATCAGCGTGAAACAACAGTGGTTTGGGACAAAAATACCGGAAAACCGATTTACAACGCGATTGTGTGGCAGTCTCGTCAAACGGCTGGTATCGTTAAGGAGCTAAAAGATCAGGGTCATGAAGACATGGTTCGAAACAAGACTGGTCTTTTAATTGATGCTTATTTCTCTGGAACAAAGGTTAAGTGGATTTTGGACAATGTAGATGGAGCGCGCGAGAAGGCGGAAAATGGTGACCTTCTTTTCGGAACAATTGATTCGTGGTTGATCTGGAAACTTTCCGGCGGAGAAGCACACGTGACTGATTACACAAATGCTTCACGTACGATGATGTATAACATTTATGACTTAAAGTGGGACGAAGAGTTGCTTGAAATGTTAAACGTTCCGAAATCGATGCTTCCTGAAGTTCGTCCTTCATCTGAAGTCTACGCAAAAACAGTTGATTATCATTTCTTTGGTCAAAATGTTCCAATTGCGGGTGTGGCAGGTGACCAACAAGCAGCTTTATTCGGACAGGCTTGTTATGACAAAGGAATGGCAAAAAATACGTATGGTACGGGCTGCTTTATGCTCATGAATACTGGTGAAAAAGCGGTTAAGTCTGAAAATGGTCTTCTTACAACGATCGCGTGGGGCGTTGATGGTAAAGTGGAATACGCTTTAGAAGGTAGTATCTTTGTTGCAGGATCTGCAATCCAATGGCTACGTGACGGTTTACGCATGTTTAACGAAGCACCTGAAAGTGAGCGTTATGCAGAACGTGTTGAGTCCACTGATGGCGTTTATATGGTGCCAGCGTTTGTTGGACTAGGAACGCCATATTGGGATAGTGATGTAAAGGGATCTGTCTTTGGTTTAACAAGAGGAACGAGTAAAGAGCACTTTGTACGCGCAACGCTTGAATCCCTTGCGTATCAAACGAGAGATGTGCTTGATGCGATGACCGCTGATTCTGGCATTGACCTTAAAACACTCCGCGTTGATGGAGGTGTTGTAAATAACAACTTCCTTATGCAATTCCAGAGCGATATTATTGGTGTCCCTGTTGAACGTCCAACGGTTAGTGAGACAACAGCACTTGGTGCAGCTTATCTTGCAGGACTCGCGACTGGATATTGGAAAGATAAAGAAGAAATTAAGAAACAGTGGATGATCGACAAAACGTTTGACCCTAAAATGAAAGAAGAAGAGCGAGAAGAGCTATATGGAGGATGGAAAAAAGCTGTAAATGCAACAATGGCTTTTAAATAA
- a CDS encoding MIP/aquaporin family protein has product MSPFIGEILGTMILIIFGGGVVANVNLKDSKAQGGGWIVVALGWGLGVAMGVYAVGQVSGAHLNPAVSLGLAAVGDFPWSDVPGYILAQMIGAFLGGCIVYFHFLPHFRREDDKALKLAVFSTDPAIPHTFSNFLSEFIGTAMLLIGLLAIGSNDFTDGLNPFIVGFLIVAIGLSLGGTTGYAINPARDLGPRIAHFFLPIPGKGDSNWRYAWIPVIGPACGGMYGAILFKAVTEATYSTVFWVSTVVVAILFAILYQLSDKLQDTVHASSEAKN; this is encoded by the coding sequence TTGTCTCCATTTATAGGTGAAATATTAGGTACAATGATTCTAATTATATTTGGTGGTGGCGTTGTTGCAAACGTTAACTTAAAAGATTCGAAAGCTCAAGGCGGGGGATGGATTGTCGTTGCCCTAGGATGGGGCCTTGGTGTTGCTATGGGGGTTTATGCAGTTGGTCAGGTAAGTGGCGCTCATTTAAATCCTGCTGTATCGTTAGGGTTAGCAGCTGTTGGCGATTTTCCGTGGAGTGATGTACCAGGCTACATATTGGCACAAATGATTGGTGCATTTCTCGGTGGATGTATCGTGTACTTTCATTTTCTTCCTCATTTTCGTAGAGAAGACGATAAAGCGCTTAAATTGGCTGTATTTTCTACCGATCCTGCTATTCCGCATACGTTTAGTAACTTTTTAAGTGAGTTTATTGGAACAGCGATGCTGTTGATCGGACTTCTCGCGATTGGTTCGAATGATTTTACTGATGGGTTGAACCCCTTCATCGTAGGTTTTCTTATTGTAGCAATCGGACTTTCTCTTGGTGGTACGACGGGGTATGCGATTAACCCTGCTCGAGATCTTGGCCCGAGAATCGCTCACTTTTTCTTGCCTATCCCAGGTAAAGGGGATTCGAATTGGCGATATGCCTGGATCCCAGTTATAGGTCCTGCTTGTGGCGGAATGTATGGTGCCATTCTTTTTAAAGCGGTAACAGAAGCAACTTATAGCACTGTTTTTTGGGTATCTACTGTCGTAGTAGCGATTTTATTTGCGATTCTTTATCAACTTAGTGATAAGCTTCAAGATACAGTTCATGCTTCGTCTGAAGCGAAAAATTAA
- a CDS encoding glycerol-3-phosphate responsive antiterminator yields the protein MSFHNQSILPAVRKMRDFEILLNSKYTYIVLLDTHIGQLKSVIREGNRAGKKILLHADLVQGLRNDEHGAEFLCQEIKPAGLISTRSSVLGVAKRRGILSVQRLFMLDSMALDTSYSMVRNTKPDCVEVLPGIIPQVFEELHEQIKVPIFAGGFIRTIEDVEAALSGGAAAVTTSKKELWKHFQPD from the coding sequence ATGTCGTTTCATAACCAAAGCATCCTACCGGCAGTGAGGAAAATGCGCGATTTTGAAATATTATTAAATAGTAAGTATACATATATAGTCCTGTTAGATACGCATATCGGCCAATTAAAATCAGTTATACGGGAGGGAAATCGAGCCGGGAAAAAGATTCTATTGCATGCGGATCTTGTTCAAGGCTTACGGAATGATGAACATGGTGCTGAGTTTTTATGTCAAGAAATTAAGCCAGCGGGCCTTATCTCGACAAGATCGAGTGTGCTTGGAGTAGCCAAAAGAAGAGGCATTCTCTCTGTACAACGCTTGTTCATGCTCGACTCGATGGCGCTCGATACGAGCTATAGTATGGTGAGAAATACGAAACCAGACTGTGTAGAAGTGTTGCCAGGTATTATTCCTCAGGTGTTTGAAGAACTTCATGAACAAATCAAAGTACCTATCTTCGCAGGAGGATTTATTCGGACAATTGAAGACGTAGAGGCAGCGTTAAGTGGAGGAGCGGCGGCGGTCACTACTTCGAAAAAAGAGTTATGGAAACATTTTCAACCGGATTGA
- a CDS encoding phage holin family protein produces MRHWFLSLLVNSVVLMVVAGYFDGFFIQGLGSAILASVILSLVNVFIKPFLILLTLPVTILTLGLFLVVINAITLMITASLMGDAFVIDGFGMAILAAIVIGLLNLLIEKFIMEPIRRKA; encoded by the coding sequence ATGCGACACTGGTTTTTAAGTTTACTTGTAAATAGTGTGGTGTTAATGGTAGTAGCAGGTTATTTTGATGGATTTTTTATTCAAGGGCTCGGATCGGCTATTCTCGCGAGCGTTATCCTTTCGCTTGTGAATGTGTTTATTAAGCCGTTCCTTATCCTGCTTACCCTTCCTGTGACCATCCTTACGCTAGGTTTGTTTCTTGTTGTGATAAATGCGATCACCCTTATGATTACGGCGTCGCTAATGGGAGATGCATTCGTCATTGATGGCTTTGGAATGGCGATTCTTGCTGCCATAGTAATCGGATTGTTAAATTTATTGATTGAGAAGTTCATAATGGAACCGATTCGTCGTAAAGCATAA
- a CDS encoding DUF4097 family beta strand repeat-containing protein, whose product MNEERRMILKMIEDGKISADEGAKLLKAVGTNEGSEERKFEKSTDTHTDRTAPSYKVGQFVESLIQKVKDMDLDFNFGSSEEVTHVYEQLEATPETLDVHVRNGEITFQTWERNDVKIDCRANVYRVSNQQDAMDKLLRDTYFSVDNGKMTFKSERADVKVNLVIYVPASNYEGVWITTFNGDVTGESITSAKAKLKTANGKIGIRKSNVKVLEAETGNGAIVVEESTGEVCELETANGPITIDGTFVETDAQSMNGAIRHTLQNAVNGSADFKTVNGTIQIVIPKGMNIKGDLKSTIGAITTDLNNMSILREKKEISHRLKKFRTEEESEHSYRIEANSTAGSISVSYL is encoded by the coding sequence ATGAATGAAGAACGTAGAATGATTCTTAAAATGATTGAAGACGGTAAAATTTCGGCTGATGAAGGTGCTAAGCTATTAAAAGCTGTCGGAACAAATGAAGGGTCAGAGGAAAGGAAATTTGAGAAGTCGACAGATACTCACACTGATCGAACCGCTCCTAGCTATAAGGTAGGGCAGTTTGTCGAATCTCTTATTCAAAAAGTAAAAGATATGGATCTCGATTTTAATTTTGGTTCATCTGAAGAGGTGACTCACGTTTATGAACAACTCGAAGCTACACCAGAGACGCTTGATGTGCATGTTCGAAATGGTGAAATTACGTTTCAGACGTGGGAACGAAACGATGTGAAAATCGATTGTCGTGCCAATGTATACCGGGTATCGAATCAACAGGATGCAATGGATAAGCTGTTACGAGATACTTACTTTTCAGTCGATAATGGAAAAATGACGTTCAAATCAGAACGTGCTGATGTCAAGGTGAATCTAGTGATTTATGTCCCTGCCTCTAACTATGAGGGAGTGTGGATCACGACGTTTAATGGTGATGTAACAGGTGAGAGTATCACATCAGCAAAAGCTAAGTTAAAAACAGCTAACGGGAAAATCGGTATTCGAAAATCGAACGTAAAAGTACTTGAAGCTGAAACAGGAAATGGCGCGATTGTGGTAGAAGAGTCAACTGGTGAAGTTTGTGAACTTGAAACGGCAAATGGTCCAATTACGATTGATGGCACATTTGTTGAAACAGATGCGCAATCAATGAATGGAGCCATTCGCCATACGCTTCAAAATGCTGTTAATGGTAGTGCGGATTTTAAAACGGTTAACGGTACAATACAAATTGTTATCCCTAAAGGCATGAATATAAAAGGAGATCTTAAGTCGACAATCGGAGCGATTACAACGGATCTTAATAACATGAGTATTCTTCGCGAGAAAAAAGAGATTTCACATCGCTTGAAAAAGTTTAGAACAGAAGAAGAGTCTGAACACAGCTATCGCATCGAAGCGAATTCAACAGCTGGTTCAATTTCAGTTTCTTATCTTTAG
- a CDS encoding DUF4870 domain-containing protein, translating into MSVEKVMSSLCYFSVFFAPFLFPIIVYFVVRDEEVSYHAKRSIVSHLLPFLTIILALLAVFVMDVGVVIILGFILFSLLNVVVFIWNIVKGIQVLRW; encoded by the coding sequence ATGTCTGTAGAAAAAGTAATGTCCTCCCTTTGCTATTTTAGCGTATTTTTCGCACCGTTTCTTTTTCCGATCATTGTTTATTTTGTTGTGAGGGATGAAGAAGTGTCCTATCATGCGAAGCGCTCGATTGTCTCTCACCTCCTTCCATTTCTTACGATCATTCTGGCGCTTTTAGCTGTATTTGTGATGGATGTAGGTGTGGTGATCATTTTAGGTTTTATCTTGTTTAGTTTACTTAATGTTGTGGTCTTTATCTGGAACATTGTAAAAGGAATTCAGGTTCTCCGGTGGTAA
- the uvrA gene encoding excinuclease ABC subunit UvrA yields MANDEIVVKGARAHNLKNIDVTIPRDKLVVVTGLSGSGKSSLAFDTIYAEGQRRYVESLSAYARQFLGQMDKPDVDAIEGLSPAISIDQKTTSRNPRSTVGTVTEIYDYLRLLFARIGRPVCPRHGVEITSQTIEQMVDRILAYEERTKLQILSPVVSGRKGEHVKVLEDIKKQGYVRVRVDGEMMEVADEITLEKNKKHSIEVVIDRIVVKDGVQSRLADSLETALNLGGGQVIVDVMGQEELLFNQHHSCPYCGFSIGELEPRLFSFNSPFGACPSCDGLGLKLEVDLDLVIPDWDKSLREHALAPWEPVSSNYYPQLLESVCNHFGIDMDTPVNKIPRAQLDKVLYGSDGEKVYFRYENDFGQVRENNVPFEGVIPNVERRYRETSSDYIREQMEAYMAQKPCPTCKGYRLKKEARSVLINGKHIGEATEYAIKDAAGFFDQLELTAKEATIGKMILREIQDRLGFLVNVGLDYLTLNRSAGTLSGGEAQRIRLATQVGSRLMGVLYILDEPSIGLHQRDNDRLISTLQNMRDLGNTLIVVEHDEDTMLAADHIIDIGPGAGAHGGYITSEGSPAEIMDDEESLTGEYLSGKKFIPVPTERRKPDGRYIEIIGAKENNLKNTKAKIPIGLFTCVTGVSGSGKSTLINEILYKALAQKLHKAKDKPGEHKKINGLEHVDKVIDIDQSPIGRTPRSNPATYTGVFDDIRDVFAQTNEAKVRGYKKGRFSFNVKGGRCEACRGDGIIKIEMHFLPDVYVPCEVCHGKRYNRETLEIEYKGMNIADILEMTVEDGLDFFKNIPKINRKLQTLFDVGLSYIKLGQPATTVSGGEAQRVKLASQLYKRSTGKTLYILDEPTTGLHVDDISRLLEVLQRLVENGDSVLIIEHNLDVIKTADYLIDLGPEGGDGGGEVIATGTPEKIVKEERSYTGNYLAPILERDKNRMKKKLEQTQSV; encoded by the coding sequence ATGGCAAACGATGAGATCGTCGTCAAAGGGGCCAGAGCCCATAATTTAAAAAACATTGATGTGACGATTCCGAGAGATAAACTTGTGGTGGTTACAGGTTTATCAGGATCGGGAAAATCCTCCCTTGCTTTCGATACAATTTATGCAGAGGGACAGCGTCGCTATGTTGAATCTTTATCAGCTTATGCAAGGCAGTTTCTTGGTCAAATGGATAAGCCGGACGTAGACGCCATTGAAGGGCTTTCACCAGCGATTTCAATTGATCAGAAAACCACAAGTCGTAACCCGCGATCAACAGTAGGAACGGTAACCGAAATCTATGATTACCTTCGCCTGTTATTTGCAAGAATTGGTCGACCAGTTTGTCCCCGTCACGGCGTTGAAATCACATCACAAACCATTGAGCAAATGGTCGATCGTATCCTTGCTTATGAAGAGCGTACGAAGCTACAAATCCTATCGCCTGTCGTCTCAGGACGTAAAGGTGAACATGTGAAAGTGCTTGAAGATATTAAGAAGCAGGGCTATGTTCGCGTTCGTGTCGACGGTGAAATGATGGAAGTAGCTGACGAAATCACATTAGAAAAAAACAAGAAGCATTCAATCGAAGTTGTTATTGACCGGATTGTTGTAAAAGATGGCGTTCAATCAAGACTAGCAGATTCCTTGGAAACGGCTCTTAATCTCGGTGGTGGTCAAGTAATCGTTGATGTAATGGGACAAGAAGAATTGCTCTTTAATCAGCACCATTCGTGTCCCTATTGCGGTTTCTCGATTGGAGAGCTAGAACCGAGACTGTTTTCATTTAATAGTCCTTTCGGTGCTTGCCCCTCTTGTGATGGTTTAGGTCTGAAGCTTGAGGTGGACCTTGATTTAGTTATCCCGGATTGGGATAAGTCTCTTCGTGAGCATGCACTTGCTCCGTGGGAGCCCGTTAGTTCAAACTATTATCCGCAATTACTTGAAAGTGTGTGCAATCATTTCGGTATCGACATGGATACTCCGGTAAACAAAATCCCAAGAGCGCAGCTTGATAAAGTGCTTTATGGCAGCGATGGAGAAAAAGTATATTTCCGATATGAAAATGATTTTGGACAGGTTCGCGAGAATAATGTGCCATTTGAGGGTGTTATTCCAAACGTTGAGCGTCGCTATCGTGAGACAAGTTCTGACTACATTCGTGAACAAATGGAAGCTTATATGGCTCAAAAACCATGTCCCACATGTAAAGGCTACCGTTTAAAGAAGGAAGCTCGTTCTGTTTTAATTAACGGAAAGCATATTGGAGAAGCGACTGAATATGCGATTAAAGATGCAGCAGGATTTTTCGACCAATTGGAACTAACTGCAAAAGAAGCGACAATTGGTAAAATGATTTTACGCGAAATTCAGGATCGCCTTGGCTTCCTTGTTAACGTTGGCTTAGATTATTTAACGCTCAATCGTTCCGCTGGTACGCTATCGGGTGGGGAGGCCCAGCGCATTCGACTCGCTACTCAAGTAGGCTCACGATTAATGGGTGTGTTGTATATTTTAGATGAACCATCAATTGGTCTTCACCAACGTGACAACGATCGGTTAATTTCAACCCTTCAAAATATGCGTGACCTCGGCAATACGCTTATTGTCGTGGAGCATGATGAGGATACAATGCTAGCTGCTGATCATATCATTGATATCGGTCCAGGAGCGGGAGCACATGGTGGCTATATTACATCTGAAGGATCCCCGGCTGAAATTATGGATGATGAAGAATCTTTAACTGGAGAATATCTCTCTGGTAAGAAGTTCATTCCTGTACCGACGGAGCGTCGGAAGCCTGATGGCAGGTACATTGAAATCATTGGGGCAAAAGAAAATAACCTTAAAAATACGAAAGCAAAAATTCCGATTGGTTTATTTACTTGTGTAACAGGCGTTTCTGGTTCAGGAAAAAGTACGCTTATCAATGAAATCTTGTACAAAGCGCTTGCTCAGAAGCTTCATAAAGCAAAGGATAAGCCTGGAGAGCATAAAAAAATCAATGGTCTTGAGCATGTCGATAAAGTTATTGATATCGACCAATCTCCTATTGGGCGAACGCCTCGGTCAAATCCAGCAACGTATACAGGTGTTTTCGATGATATCCGTGATGTTTTTGCTCAGACAAATGAAGCAAAAGTACGAGGGTATAAAAAAGGAAGGTTTAGCTTTAATGTTAAAGGCGGTCGTTGTGAAGCATGTCGCGGTGATGGAATCATTAAGATTGAAATGCACTTTTTGCCTGATGTCTACGTTCCTTGTGAAGTATGTCATGGGAAACGCTATAACCGAGAAACGCTAGAAATTGAGTATAAAGGTATGAATATTGCTGATATTCTGGAGATGACGGTAGAAGATGGACTTGATTTCTTTAAAAACATTCCAAAGATTAACCGTAAGCTTCAAACCCTTTTCGATGTAGGCTTAAGTTATATTAAACTTGGCCAGCCAGCTACGACTGTTTCGGGCGGGGAAGCGCAGCGTGTGAAGCTTGCCTCACAGCTTTACAAACGGTCAACTGGAAAGACACTTTATATTCTTGATGAACCGACAACTGGATTGCATGTTGATGATATCTCTCGTTTATTGGAAGTTCTTCAACGTCTCGTTGAAAATGGTGACTCCGTGCTCATTATTGAGCATAATTTGGATGTCATTAAAACAGCGGACTATCTCATTGATCTAGGTCCTGAAGGTGGCGATGGTGGCGGTGAAGTTATTGCAACAGGAACACCTGAAAAAATTGTTAAAGAAGAACGTTCTTACACAGGAAACTATCTTGCGCCAATTCTTGAGCGAGATAAAAACCGGATGAAGAAGAAATTAGAGCAAACTCAGTCAGTATAA